One Vicia villosa cultivar HV-30 ecotype Madison, WI linkage group LG5, Vvil1.0, whole genome shotgun sequence genomic window, TCATTGCTAATAAGTTTTTGTTAATTTTAGGGTTATGATTGCTTGTATTTTGTACATTCATATTGTTCAGTGTGGTGTGGCATTCTAGATTAGCTTACCTCATAGCTCTGGTTTAGCACttctttttgtgtttttaatttgtttttgcaTTCCTTTTGAATTCTAGTGTTTAGAAGGAATAATTAAGCTACCTGAATGTCATTTTAGGGTTTAGAAAAGTAGCTTTGTGAAATCTCATGGTCTTTTTGCTGCTATTGCTTTTGATTGTCCGTTTagtgtgtgtttggattggcagtacataattgatttttatagaattaagtttggtataattaattttaatataaatgagtttagcaaaattgattatttatgtttggatacatttatgtaaaagtgagttgaacaacaaATTTTAGTGTATAAATTGCGTTTAAActcagaagctacaaattctagtttCAAGTAGAATTAATTCTGGAGGTAGAACCAATTCTACTTTAGAAGGAAAAATTTTAATTGAAGAATCTATAGCCCCGACACATATAGCTTATGTATTTCCTAATGAAGAACACTGTGTGTTGAGCTCTAATTTTACTAAAATATAAGTGCTCACTTCTGATTTCTCTCCCAATCACCAGTTTCATGGGtttaatttagggttttgtgGGTAGTGTTTAGAGCTTTTAGATGGAAAACATGTTGTAGTTAGTgtctgctatatatatatatatatatatatatatatatatatatatatatatatatatatatatatatatatatatatatatatatatatatatgaagttgtGATGCCATGGAGGTTATTTATATAGTTGTTGTTACTAATTACTATTGATCTATACTTTTGGACCAATTATCTTTAAATTCTTTTTTGACAAAATTACGGATACATTCTAAAATTCTCATTTAGTTTAGCGTACACTTTTATTGTTCCAGCTAATTCCAGTTCAAGTCAATTTCTTATATCCATCTATAAATTCATCAGCTCCAAAATTTGGATTTTCTTCATCAGCCTCAATTGAAACAGAAGGGAAAAATGGGAATGGTGTGCAAAATCGCGATTCCTCAAATGACGACCCTGCAAAAATAAGTCAAGATGCAAAGGAAATTGATCAGCCTGGACAATCCAAGCATGCAGATCAAATAGAAGAATCAGGATCTATTTCAGATTCTCGATCTCAAACTGTCAAAAGAAGGAGGAGTGGCATTAAACGAACTGCATTTTCTGATTCAGATTCTGATTCAGAGAGTGAATCAAATCTATCCAGGGATGATTTGATTATACGTGTAGCTGAGAAGGAAGAACTTTTGAAATCAAAGCAAAAAGAGATTGAAAAAATACAGGATAAATTTCTGCTTACTTACGCAGAGATGGAGAACGTTATGGACAGGACTAGGCGTGAAGCAGAGAATTCAAAGAAATTTGCCATACAGGTTTAAGTTTGAACCTTTTTGTCCCAAATAACTTGTAAATTTTTTTGCTGATGAGTTATTTGAATGTGCTATAGAATTTTGCAAAGAGTTTACTTGATGTTGCGGATAACTTGGGAAGAGCTTCGTCAGTTGTAAAggaaagcttttcaaaaattgatACGTCGACTGACTCTACTGAAGCGGTAAAACTCCTGAAGACACTTTTGGAAGGTGTTGTAATGACTGAGAAACAACTTTCAGAGGTAGAGTGTTCTATCTGTATAACTGAATAACCATAACCAATTTAGCATCTagtctttattttatttgttttgcggTTGAGGTTTTCATTCAGATTCTGCTTTTAGCTATTGCTGCTATGTTTCTCATTTCTAGTTTTGCTTAGATTCATTGCGTGATTGTGACGATAAGGTTTATCGGGGAGGGACTGGGAGAGGGTTTTGAAGCTTAGTTTCATGGTTCATTAGGAGCTGTGAGATTAAGGAATCATATTGGTTTCTTTTCCAAAGtcagttttattttgaaatttgaaacatGTTGGATATGATCTTATTATGATTATTTAACTATCTCccatttttgttttgaaaacaaaatggATTTTTTTGGTTGAGTTGCTGcagaaatattttaaatatgttgAATGGCTTAcctttgaattttgattggttagatGGGTTCTGTGTGAAATTTGGGTAAACACCTTGGCATCTTTTAGCTATTGCTGCTATGTTTCTCATTTCTAGTTTTGCTTAGATTCATTGCGTGATTGTGACGATAAGGTTTATCGGGGAGGGACTGGGAGAGGGTTTTGAAGCTTAGTTTCATGGTTCATTAGGAGCTGTGAGATTAAGGAATCATATTGGTTTCTTTTCCAAAGtcagttttattttgaaatttgaaacatGTTGGATATGAtcttattatgattttttaactATCTCccatttttgttttgaaaacaaaatggattttttttggtTGAGTTGCTGcagaaatattttaaatatgttgAATGGCTTAcctttgaattttgattggttagatGGGTTCTGTGTGAAATTTGGGTAAACACCTTGGCATCTTTCTGTGCTGTCATATCAACAATATGTTTCATAGTTATGACCTTATCATGAAATTATTTATCCCatttttcaaaattcatcatcatatgcttaaaaaatgaaattttgtgaACTGTATAGTGTATATTGCTTCAGGCTATTATTTTGAAGGTACTGTTGCTACTTACAGGTACTTAAAAAATTTGGTGTAGAAAAATTTGACCCTACAAATGAGCCCTTTGATCCTCATAGGCATAATGCGGTCTTCCAAATCCCTGATGATTCCAAGCCCTCAGGCACTGTTGCAACTGTGCTGAAGgtaattttaaatttacataattGCTTATAGAAGGACTTTGATTTTTGGCCTGCCAATTTTAGAATTTGTTTCAGTCATTAAAATCTTCATGTGATATTTTGGTCTATGTTGCAAGAATATTCCTATATTTATGGGTTGTATGACTGTAACATGTTCATATTAATACAATATTTGTTTTCAAACTTCTGCATTTTTTTTAACAGTAGCTATACTTCTATAGTTTAGGAAATTCTTAGGTACAAATTCATTATCCATCACAAAGGATAGCATACTttcatcctcttcaaatgaaATGTGTTACTGAAGTTTATTTTATCATCTCAATTGTTGATACTTGCCATTTATTGATGTCTATAAAATATCCGTTGGATCCGAGGTTTTGCTTCATTGAATGTTGGAACAAAGTTAGCCTTATTCATGATTTTATTCCATAGGTTTTTTTATGAGATTTAAAAGATAATTAAAATGTTATCCGACCGATATGTTTGCAGGCAGGATATTTGCTTCATGACTGTGTTATTCGGCCAGCAGAAGTTGGTGTAACCCAAGCCAAAGAAGATAATAATCCAGAAGAATGATGGGAAAGATAGTAAAGCTGAGGAGGACTCATAGGATTAAGAGATTCCTAAGTGGTTTCTTATTGCATAGTATTTTATATCATGTGAGGTTTCCTTCAAATTGCATCTGAAGCATTATGATCTTTCTTCCTTGGCACCAGCCACCAGCTCTATTTTCCATGCCTTTTACCAGCATGCAACAGATAATTTTTACTAATCTTATGTCTAGAGCAACATGATACAAGAAGATGGGTTTAGTTCAATCTGACTTTCCTTGCATCTATCTTGTTGATACaaattttagttttcttttttgtGGTAGTAAAACCCTTATATGAAACTAAGGAGTTATACTTGCTTTTTAAATCGTAATTGAGATACTAGGATCCCCATTCATTGTAAGGATGATAGCAGATCGACACAGACACAGTTCACAAATGAAAAGAGACAAATTCTCTCAGAGACCAGTTAGCCTTGTCAAAGATGCGGGCAATAACACAAGTTTGAAGTACTGTGGGATTTATCTATGGTTGGCATGTTATTATGTTAATATCAACTCATCATTGACCATAATGGCACGGAAATTTCGTTTCACCCTTGATTGTAAACTCAGTTCTCATTTCCGCCATTAAAtgaattcattcattttttaaggATGCATAAGTTTATATTGGGTTGAAAAATGAACTTTTCATTTTAAGAATTAAtttctatataattttattttgatcatAGTGAATATGGATATACCAATGATTTAAACAAATGACCGCTACATTAGAAAGATTTACATAATTTTAATAGACACTACAACAATGGATTACACCTCCATCATCTTTTTTTATCTTAGCCAAATGTATGTTTTCTCTCTCTAACACCTCTCTCTTGTTTTTTCACCATTTCAAATTTTATGCAACAAATCTAAATAACAAAGTGTTTCCTACATTGCCTCAACCATTACAGTATACTCATTCTATTCCATTTCTTTTTTAGtgttatttttaactttttaaataataatgatttttttttataatattcttaatttttttaacttttttctttcttttataataattaattagtgaTAATTTTGACAAAATTACAATCAAtactatttaaaatttgaaaatgacacttaaaacaatttttttcttttaaaaagtgaTAATTAAAAATGTAAATCTATGACATATTAAAGGTCATACTTAGACTTTGATTTTTTAACATGCCGAATATATATTTGACAAAATCTATCTTTGATTCAATCCATAATAATCAGAGCTATTCAATCTAATTGTTATTAGTATTGGTTCGGAGTAGATTTTGCCAAtgtttaaatgttttttatttttctgtcaaaaaaaaatgttttttattttattttttataatacgagtattaaatgttttatttttctacCAAAGACATGACTGTTTGGCCGATTAAAAGAAGAGATTCACATCTACGTCCATATTAAAGCACGCTAACACAAATTTTATGAAATTTCCAAAAAACACCATAGTCTTAATTCTTAGTAGTTTTTTCATCTCCAACAAAAGGACGGGATTTTTACTCCATACTCTTTTCCTTTATCTTATCATCTGtacttttttttataagcaagcaATTCATTGAAACTGAGTATAGGTACTCAAACCCTTACAGTGgaacaaacacaaacaaaagataaAAACAGCACCAAGGCCTAACAATAGCAACAGAAacacaaaagaaacaaaaactaggaaacatttatttttcaaattatagAATCTAcacattttactttcaaattatttactATTCAATTTTTACcatcataattaaattttttcatcTCTACCCGTGTGTATCAGATAACTTTGTCAAATATATTTcaataagttatttctctttaCTAGATAACTTGCCATTAAATTTTTTGTTATATTACGGCTGCACCATAATACATATAAACAAGTTATCTGATGTTATAATCTTCATCGAATAACTTACTTATAAGTCTTCTGGTAGTCATCTAGTTGTACAccaaataacttttttttttttgatagaaAAACAAGCTTCATTAATATTCAATCAAGCAAGAATTACAAATGTTAGGACACAATTGAAATGGAACATACTCCATACATAGCCTAAAAACACTTCTAACATAAAACACTACATAGTCATAAGAGACATTATACATATAATTTTCAAAAGCTAAGGCACAACCAAACCAAATCCAACGACATATCAACGAGCAATCCACTCTCTTGCAAACACCATCAATGGCAATGTAGAAGCGAGAATCCATAGTCTTTTTCCAAATCCAATTAAGGATGATTTCTTTGACTTGTGTTTGCACATTTCGACTttctttggtctcaaaattgcCCCAATTTTTTGAGTGTTCACAAATTAATAGATGACTAGAGATAGTTATGGAATAGATGTTGAACTCATAAGCTTCCTCAATCACTATGAAATGCCAATAGACACACATAAACATGCTATAAGACACAAAACTCTTTTGAGGCATTTTGTCAAACATCAAGAGTGCATCATTTTATCAAACACCAAATAACTTACTTATAAGTTATCCGATGCacaaatttttaaaacatttgacttttttaatttttaatttttatagctATGAAGATCTATTTACAGATATGCGATTAAATCATATATGAGTTGATACTACAAAAGCATTCTCAACTACAGTAAAATTTGATACACGAGAAGAAGTGATATGATGGATTAAGGAGGTTTGCATCAGAAATAAATTAACAGTTATCATTATTGGAAGTCTTTAATAATTCAAATGCATTGTGGAAGCTTTTGGGAGCCTTTCGTTGAAAACAGCTTATTTGAAAAGCACTTTTAGAAATCTAAGAAAAACAAAGTTTCGAAGAGAAATTCGATTACCCAGATTAGGGAAATCAATTTCTTGGATATTATTTCAGTTTTCTAGTTCAGTTTTTAGTTGGAGAAATCGATTACCCCATttttggaaatcgatttcctcccagtgttttgtgttttttagctcTTTTTTGGGCCTGTGTCTTATAAATACTCCCTCATGTAATATTGTTTGAAACTAATACCATTGTGAATATTTctcctcaattactctctctctctctccctctccctctctctctctctctctctctcaatatcTCCAAATtcgcttcatcttctccaaataaCCACTTTTCTCCATTGATTCACCACACAAGTTTTGTGTTTGTTTTAACAATTATTGCTCGTTCAAATACGAAGACAGGAataagaggaagaaacaacaaatTAATATTTGATTGTGATAAAGATGGAAACTATAAATAAATTGATAGTACAACaaaaagtgaaattaaaaaaTGTGGGTGTCCATTTAAATTCATATCAACATCGTCTAAAGATGGTTCATGATGGAAAATTGATGTAAAAGTGGACTTCACAACCACGATTTACCTGATAAATTAGAATTTTATTCGTTTGTTGGTCGTCTAAGTTCAGAAGAAAGGCAACATGTGTTGATTTGACAAAATGTCATGTTCCACCCAGACATATACTGCTTTCATTGCAAGAGCGAGATCCATCGAATGTTACTCACATCACGTAAATATATAAATGTAAGAGTAAATTACAAAAGGAGACTAGGGATTCTAGAATTGAGATGCAACATCTGGTGAAGTTGATGGATGAGGCATAGTATGTTTACTAGAGTAGAAGAAGAGATGACACAGATGAGTATATAGTCTCATTCACACAAGCTATGGAAAGATGCAAATAAGGTTATTAAGTACTTGCAAGGCATTAAAAATTACATGTGCATATACAAAAGGTTGAACCACCTTGAAGTGGTTGACTACTCAGATTTAAACTTTGTAAAATTTGTGGGATCAAGGAAATCTatatttagggtttttttttttactgGAGGAAGAATATCATGGAAGACTAGAAAACAATCTATAATTTCTACCTATACTGTAAAGGAATAATTTGTGGCATGTTTTGAGGCCACAATTCAATCATTGTGGTTGGAGAATTTTACCTTagactttgtttggattgatgaaaaTGGATGGAGCGGAACGGGATGAgatgaaataaaatgatattccacTGTTTGGATAATATAAAAACGGATGAAGCAGAGCGGAATGGAGTGGTATtaattccattccattccatcacttaccaccaatTTTCTTCCCCTTTGATTTGGGCAATATGAACAACTTACCTTGTTCCGTCCTAAAATTTCTAAACAATAGAATGATATCTTCGTTCCTCTCCGCTCTATTCCACTTCGCTCTattccgctccgttcatttcataatatccaaacatagcTTAGGGATTGGTATTGTTGATAATAGTTTGACTTTAAATATGACTCATGTAAATAATAGTTTGACTTTAAATAAAAGATGCCCTAATGTGAAGATTATCTGGCTTAATGGTAATTAAAtcgataaaatatttattttgaaattcaaaataaaacttaaatttgTCTCATCTTCATTTATGACCGTTGAGAATATGACCGTTGTAGATAAGCtacttaattataaaaaataaactaacatattttattgatttaaaattattatatttatatactttagaattaaattaaatataaaataattgttgaaggattaaatttataatttatttattaaaatttaagttGATAATATATCTTTTGTGTATGCGTGTGTGATCTAGTGGTGAAGACTTGGGTCTTGAGAGTATGCTCCTCTCAAAATCTTAGGTTTGAGTTCTGCTATGTACaaattgtttatttaaaaaaaaaatgtatcttTTGGAAAGCAAATTGCTTACCGGTTTTCATTCAAATTATTTCAATCACATGATACTCAATTATATGATGATGCATCAATGTCTACAATTTTGAAATTCATGCTGTCAATTTGTTCTAATGCACTTGTCTTATGTTTGATGCAAACTTgacataaaaattcaaaaatcttaCCTAATCACTTGACAAAATATACTATGTATGGGTTATGTCAATCTTAGTGGTAAGTGTGAGATTTGAAATATTATACAAAATTTACAACATGTTGTGTA contains:
- the LOC131603871 gene encoding grpE protein homolog 2, mitochondrial-like — encoded protein: MFFRISRIISRISLLSSPRTSHHQHFHHFSNQFTNKLIPVQVNFLYPSINSSAPKFGFSSSASIETEGKNGNGVQNRDSSNDDPAKISQDAKEIDQPGQSKHADQIEESGSISDSRSQTVKRRRSGIKRTAFSDSDSDSESESNLSRDDLIIRVAEKEELLKSKQKEIEKIQDKFLLTYAEMENVMDRTRREAENSKKFAIQNFAKSLLDVADNLGRASSVVKESFSKIDTSTDSTEAVKLLKTLLEGVVMTEKQLSEVLKKFGVEKFDPTNEPFDPHRHNAVFQIPDDSKPSGTVATVLKAGYLLHDCVIRPAEVGVTQAKEDNNPEE